A genomic window from Bdellovibrio sp. SKB1291214 includes:
- a CDS encoding PilZ domain-containing protein has translation MGGEQSAAQNLEQWYILRGDMKYGPYEYRSMISMIQNSELQDYNYVWAPHLENWTLVGELQEFSKDRLARLIQTKDHLSGAFIERKYPRKDLQTGIYAHNDQSFFDGHTLSVSENGALVLLNDPLLYLGQKIMIHFRKSEVNPVEFNVLCEIVRKNYSKQRLNVKSGLHYAVRFLQVPEIGSTQLTKWSRGGGSKEETNGILKVHE, from the coding sequence ATGGGTGGGGAACAATCTGCAGCACAAAATCTTGAGCAATGGTACATCCTACGTGGGGACATGAAATATGGTCCCTACGAGTACAGATCCATGATCTCAATGATTCAAAATAGCGAGCTTCAAGACTACAACTATGTCTGGGCTCCGCATCTAGAAAACTGGACTCTGGTGGGAGAGCTTCAGGAATTCTCTAAAGACCGCTTGGCTCGTCTGATCCAAACTAAGGATCACTTGTCTGGCGCCTTTATCGAGAGAAAATACCCACGTAAAGATTTGCAAACTGGGATTTATGCTCACAATGATCAGTCATTTTTTGACGGCCATACTTTGAGCGTGAGTGAGAATGGGGCTTTGGTTCTGTTGAACGATCCTCTACTCTACCTAGGTCAAAAGATTATGATTCATTTCAGAAAATCTGAAGTAAATCCTGTAGAATTTAATGTTCTATGTGAAATTGTCCGAAAGAATTATTCGAAACAAAGATTAAACGTGAAATCCGGTCTGCACTACGCTGTTCGTTTCCTCCAAGTGCCTGAGATTGGTTCGACTCAATTAACTAAATGGTCTCGCGGTGGCGGTTCCAAGGAGGAAACAAATGGCATTCTTAAAGTTCATGAATGA
- the prfB gene encoding peptide chain release factor 2 (programmed frameshift), producing MSIITESSDVKKRINELESFAKELRGYFDLDKKKKRLDELAIQAENPALWGKPEEMQKLNKEKSLLEKAVGEFDSFTSRLSDASVLLEMAAEATDEGSFTEVKTEVTSLEKLAQDLELKRVLNGELDGNSTYLSINSGAGGTESCDWAEMLLRMYTRYADKHGYKVQVVEMTEGEGAGIKSCTLLIEGPYAYGYLKAESGVHRLVRISPFDSNARRHTSFSSVFAWAEVDDDINIEIRPEDLKVDTYRSSGAGGQHVNKTDSAVRMTHIPTGVIVSCQIERSQVQNREKALKMLKAKLYEIELEKRNAEKDAMNSSKKANEWGSQIRSYVMHPYQMVKDHRTDFETNQVDDVMDGDLDGFIMAYLKEQVNQEAAKPS from the exons ATGTCTATTATTACTGAATCCTCAGACGTTAAAAAACGTATCAACGAGCTCGAAAGCTTCGCCAAGGAGCTTCGGGGGTAT TTTGACCTAGATAAAAAGAAAAAACGCCTGGATGAGTTGGCGATTCAAGCGGAAAACCCTGCTTTGTGGGGTAAGCCCGAGGAAATGCAAAAACTCAACAAGGAAAAAAGCCTGCTTGAAAAAGCAGTGGGCGAGTTTGATTCTTTTACGAGTCGTTTGAGTGATGCCTCAGTCCTACTGGAAATGGCTGCTGAAGCTACTGATGAAGGAAGCTTTACGGAAGTTAAAACCGAAGTGACTTCTCTGGAAAAATTAGCCCAAGATTTGGAATTGAAACGAGTCTTGAACGGCGAACTTGATGGCAATAGTACTTATTTGTCAATCAACTCGGGCGCTGGCGGTACTGAATCCTGCGATTGGGCGGAAATGCTTTTACGCATGTACACGCGCTACGCTGATAAACATGGATACAAGGTTCAAGTTGTTGAGATGACGGAGGGCGAGGGTGCTGGGATTAAATCCTGCACGCTTTTGATCGAAGGCCCTTATGCCTACGGATATTTGAAAGCGGAATCAGGTGTTCATCGCTTGGTGCGTATTTCTCCGTTTGACTCCAATGCTCGTCGCCATACCTCGTTTTCGTCGGTATTCGCGTGGGCCGAGGTGGACGACGACATTAATATCGAAATTCGCCCGGAAGATTTGAAAGTCGATACCTACCGCTCGAGCGGTGCCGGTGGTCAGCACGTCAATAAAACCGACTCGGCAGTTCGTATGACTCATATCCCAACCGGTGTCATCGTGTCTTGCCAAATTGAACGTTCCCAAGTTCAAAATCGTGAGAAGGCTTTGAAGATGTTGAAAGCGAAACTTTACGAAATTGAACTTGAAAAACGCAATGCTGAAAAAGATGCGATGAATTCGTCTAAGAAGGCCAACGAGTGGGGATCGCAAATTCGTTCTTACGTTATGCATCCCTATCAAATGGTCAAAGATCACCGCACGGACTTTGAAACCAATCAGGTCGATGATGTGATGGATGGTGATTTAGACGGCTTTATCATGGCTTACCTGAAAGAACAGGTGAACCAAGAAGCGGCGAAGCCATCATGA
- the ybeY gene encoding rRNA maturation RNase YbeY, with protein MQVLIINESKHSIPRKFIQEWMDSVIAELRKRKVITADKARRELTLVFLDKKPAQKINNEFRGRDYATDVLSFDSMDPSSFGELVMCPEVLKKQAKEHKLTFQKELGYMLLHGTLHLLGYDHETNEKDAKEMFDLQDAIFERLLRSPT; from the coding sequence ATGCAGGTTCTGATCATCAACGAATCGAAACACTCGATCCCACGGAAGTTCATTCAAGAGTGGATGGATTCCGTGATTGCCGAACTTAGAAAGCGTAAGGTCATTACCGCTGATAAAGCCCGTCGTGAGTTGACGTTGGTATTCCTTGATAAAAAGCCCGCGCAAAAGATCAATAATGAATTCCGTGGCAGAGACTATGCAACGGATGTTTTGTCATTTGACTCGATGGATCCTTCCAGTTTCGGTGAACTTGTGATGTGCCCCGAGGTGCTGAAAAAACAAGCGAAGGAACACAAACTGACTTTCCAAAAAGAACTCGGCTATATGTTGCTTCACGGGACGCTGCATCTGTTGGGTTATGATCATGAGACGAATGAAAAAGACGCTAAAGAGATGTTTGATCTCCAAGACGCGATCTTTGAGCGTTTGCTGCGTAGCCCCACTTGA
- a CDS encoding MotA/TolQ/ExbB proton channel family protein translates to MAFLKFMNESGVVGWLILLTGIGSLVLVAERAKMLYKEYGMNVDEFMGKIQNLILAKKHDEALLLCAQLEKKPLAAAFKTILEKADRDDDTIFQAHDIAMAENVPLYTKRLHYLSMLANVATLMGLLGTIHGLILSFQAVASADPAMKQQLLAQGISVSMYTTALGLAVAIPAMVFFSILTSRQNELMEEMMEKCGKLAELLTSAHVPNLSRQNVFPDHVAAPAVTPPSAPGKAS, encoded by the coding sequence ATGGCATTCTTAAAGTTCATGAATGAATCTGGCGTCGTTGGCTGGTTGATTCTACTAACAGGCATCGGTTCATTGGTACTAGTAGCAGAGCGTGCGAAAATGCTCTACAAAGAGTACGGTATGAATGTCGATGAGTTCATGGGTAAAATCCAAAATCTTATCTTGGCAAAGAAACACGATGAAGCTTTGCTTCTTTGTGCACAACTTGAGAAAAAGCCACTTGCTGCAGCCTTCAAAACGATCCTTGAAAAAGCTGATCGTGATGATGACACAATTTTCCAAGCACACGATATCGCAATGGCGGAAAACGTTCCATTGTACACTAAACGCCTACACTATCTTTCAATGCTAGCCAACGTTGCTACGTTGATGGGTCTTTTGGGTACTATCCATGGTCTTATCCTTTCGTTCCAAGCCGTTGCTTCTGCAGACCCTGCAATGAAACAACAATTGTTGGCGCAAGGTATCTCCGTTTCCATGTATACAACAGCGTTGGGTCTTGCGGTTGCGATCCCTGCGATGGTGTTCTTCTCTATTCTGACTTCTCGTCAAAATGAGTTGATGGAAGAAATGATGGAAAAATGCGGTAAATTGGCAGAGTTGCTAACTAGCGCACACGTTCCAAACCTTTCTCGCCAAAACGTATTCCCAGACCATGTTGCTGCACCAGCGGTAACTCCTCCATCAGCTCCAGGTAAGGCTTCTTAA
- the mazG gene encoding nucleoside triphosphate pyrophosphohydrolase, with the protein MAKTPSELNNIESLVEIVASLRGPDGCPWDKEQTHESLTQYAVEETFELVEAIESPSQDRDNKIKEELGDVLFQVVLHSQLASERGAFTLEDVIKTVAEKLVRRHPHVFGDVKVANSAEVVKNWEEIKKKEAGAKPDYALKVPPLPALQRAYKIGKRTEKYKFDWENVEGVMIKVEEEFDELREALDNDVESEIEHELGDVLFSLAQLGRHLKMEPEQVLRKGNSRFEERFNKMVEFASLEGKDWGKLSVEEKEQYWLKAKAALKSAPK; encoded by the coding sequence ATGGCAAAAACTCCTAGTGAATTAAATAATATTGAGTCCTTGGTCGAGATCGTAGCTAGTTTGCGCGGCCCCGACGGTTGCCCTTGGGATAAGGAGCAGACTCACGAATCACTTACACAATACGCCGTCGAGGAGACATTTGAGCTGGTGGAAGCCATTGAATCCCCTTCTCAGGATCGCGACAATAAAATCAAAGAAGAACTTGGTGACGTGTTGTTTCAAGTGGTCCTTCATTCTCAACTCGCCTCCGAACGTGGAGCATTTACTCTTGAAGATGTGATTAAAACAGTGGCAGAAAAACTAGTACGACGTCACCCTCACGTATTTGGAGATGTGAAGGTCGCAAACTCTGCCGAGGTCGTTAAGAATTGGGAAGAGATCAAAAAGAAAGAAGCTGGCGCAAAACCTGACTATGCTTTAAAAGTACCGCCCCTTCCGGCCTTACAACGCGCTTACAAGATAGGCAAACGTACTGAAAAGTATAAATTCGACTGGGAGAATGTTGAAGGCGTCATGATCAAAGTCGAAGAAGAATTCGATGAACTGCGTGAAGCCTTAGATAATGACGTCGAGTCTGAGATCGAGCATGAGCTGGGCGATGTTTTATTCTCGCTGGCTCAGCTGGGACGTCATTTAAAAATGGAACCGGAACAAGTTCTTCGCAAAGGGAATTCCCGTTTTGAAGAACGCTTTAACAAAATGGTAGAGTTCGCTTCACTTGAAGGTAAAGACTGGGGCAAACTTTCCGTCGAGGAGAAAGAGCAGTATTGGTTAAAAGCCAAAGCAGCCCTCAAGAGTGCGCCTAAGTAA
- a CDS encoding ABC transporter permease, giving the protein MNRQALAWISWKLLNSKKTMFGGSAPLALFGLVLGVASLVVSMAVMSGFESTLQKAMTDVSGYVQVVKRSRFPDDWRELEEKIRKAEPSLVSAARFVFVEGIMAHNGQIAGVLLEGIDKDRVNQTLNLNSRVKEGSANLAEPSDVPLALIGSGLAKKMNLKIGDEFRVVLPIADSSDPSSFKRKVGTFKLQGVVELGKFEWNERFIMIDLKTAQDVAAIGDRYTGLMLKFDDAAYARKAGYNLSNVLGAPYWVRDWRDSNENLFDAVAVERPVIFFVVSIIIFVAAFNISSTLFVNVVQRFKDIAILKTVGLSRKDVIKIFTIQGLILGGVGLAGGFILGLILCVLFNWAQGRLGLISGAVYRVDSIQVSIRFMDTIAICIATMLICFLATLAPARRGANLNPMEGLRNE; this is encoded by the coding sequence ATGAACAGACAAGCACTCGCGTGGATCTCTTGGAAACTTTTAAATTCAAAGAAAACAATGTTTGGGGGCTCGGCTCCATTGGCATTGTTTGGTTTGGTTTTAGGAGTCGCTTCCTTGGTTGTTTCCATGGCGGTGATGAGTGGTTTTGAATCCACCTTGCAAAAAGCCATGACGGACGTGTCAGGGTATGTGCAAGTCGTGAAACGTTCGCGCTTCCCTGATGATTGGCGCGAACTAGAAGAAAAAATTCGTAAAGCAGAACCGTCTTTAGTTAGTGCTGCACGCTTTGTTTTCGTTGAGGGTATCATGGCTCATAACGGTCAAATTGCTGGTGTCCTGTTAGAGGGTATCGACAAAGACCGAGTTAATCAGACTTTGAATTTAAACAGCCGTGTGAAAGAGGGCTCTGCCAATTTGGCCGAACCTTCTGATGTCCCTTTGGCGTTGATTGGTTCTGGCTTAGCAAAAAAAATGAATCTAAAAATCGGCGACGAGTTCCGCGTGGTTTTACCAATCGCAGATTCCTCGGACCCATCTAGTTTCAAACGAAAAGTAGGCACTTTCAAACTTCAAGGCGTGGTTGAGCTAGGTAAGTTTGAATGGAACGAGCGCTTTATCATGATCGATTTAAAAACTGCACAAGACGTCGCAGCCATCGGGGATCGCTACACAGGTCTGATGTTAAAATTCGATGATGCAGCCTATGCTCGTAAAGCAGGTTATAATTTAAGCAATGTATTAGGGGCGCCTTATTGGGTGCGTGACTGGCGTGATTCGAACGAAAATCTATTTGATGCTGTCGCTGTCGAGCGCCCGGTTATTTTCTTTGTCGTTTCCATAATTATTTTCGTTGCTGCATTTAACATTTCCTCCACTTTGTTTGTAAACGTGGTTCAACGATTTAAAGACATCGCTATTCTAAAAACTGTGGGCTTAAGTCGTAAAGACGTTATCAAAATCTTCACTATCCAAGGTTTGATCCTAGGGGGAGTGGGACTTGCAGGCGGATTTATTTTAGGTTTGATTTTATGTGTGCTCTTTAATTGGGCCCAGGGCCGCTTGGGATTGATCTCGGGCGCGGTGTATCGTGTTGATTCAATCCAAGTAAGCATTCGCTTTATGGATACAATCGCTATTTGTATCGCAACTATGTTGATCTGTTTCCTGGCGACACTAGCTCCCGCTCGTCGTGGAGCAAATCTTAATCCGATGGAAGGTCTGCGCAATGAATAA
- a CDS encoding HD family phosphohydrolase, translated as MPQRGKGSKKNESPATRVNYEDHSLKFLDWVDSIGLEKTFFGRALHMLEEKLFVRRAAFIFLYCVLLSYTIFYQFDVPYNFTVGDIAKYDVTSPIGFEMTDEVTTEEKRMKAEYAVAVVYDFDTSVFERVSLGLIHSFRTMRNYHREITWPKQPSAYRAKVKEFFQHKKEFETELGVGVSDFMYEWLVDNKFSARIEAILIRNLENWYEQKIAEAPDRFIPAGQTTVVARVVHRNNLGREFSIPRTEVMDIQDPDHFTLDDRKELDRFAEGDRTNILYFGRSLLVPNLTLNKQETASRKQAAREAVIPVNITIKKNQVIVAQGSVIQPFHMAVVKQIETIRSDKRKDLTALAMSLMLSMAIIVFFSYLKRFSQNRVKVDFKDLMVMMLIAFGTILFTKIYLFVIDAAFVSKLGHLLPATFFLYAAPIATGPMLVGLLITSGEIVWLFTAFISLCLGIMVDYNYALMIVSMIGGIAAARGVFNCKTRNDIYFAGIRTGVVNALIVAFVLTMTRFDQEGAGREILFAIPAAFMGGILSSLCAMMFIPLLESVFNYTTDVKLLELSNLNHPLLKDMIVKAPGTYHHSMMVGSMVEAAAEEIGANSLLGKVMCYYHDIGKMEHANYFIENQKPGNNPHDHISPFMSKTLLIAHVKDGVEMGVAFKLGKPIIDGIIQHHGTTLISYFYNKALDLKKEEDPEISDQDFRYPGPKPQFREAALCMLADSIEAAARSLDEPTPARLQNIVRNIVQRKFSDGQLDECNLTLKDISKVEAAFIRILLGIYHQRIDYPRSAGGQLGESIPTTKQG; from the coding sequence ATGCCACAACGTGGAAAAGGTTCTAAGAAAAACGAGAGTCCTGCGACTCGCGTAAATTACGAAGATCACAGTCTAAAATTTTTGGACTGGGTGGATTCGATTGGTCTGGAGAAGACCTTCTTCGGTCGCGCATTGCATATGCTCGAAGAGAAGCTTTTCGTTCGTCGTGCTGCCTTTATTTTCCTGTACTGCGTTCTTTTGTCTTACACCATCTTCTATCAGTTCGATGTCCCTTATAATTTCACGGTGGGCGACATCGCGAAATACGATGTGACTTCGCCTATCGGTTTTGAAATGACGGACGAGGTGACCACCGAAGAAAAGCGTATGAAAGCTGAGTACGCCGTGGCTGTCGTTTACGACTTTGATACCAGCGTTTTTGAACGTGTGTCGTTGGGTTTGATTCATTCTTTCCGGACCATGCGTAACTATCACCGTGAGATCACTTGGCCCAAGCAGCCTTCAGCGTATCGCGCCAAGGTGAAGGAATTCTTTCAACATAAGAAGGAATTCGAAACCGAGCTGGGAGTGGGCGTTTCTGATTTCATGTATGAATGGTTAGTGGATAATAAATTCAGTGCTCGCATTGAAGCGATTCTGATCCGCAATCTTGAAAACTGGTACGAACAAAAAATTGCCGAAGCTCCTGATCGATTTATCCCGGCGGGACAAACCACAGTCGTGGCGCGAGTGGTTCACAGAAACAATCTGGGACGGGAGTTTAGCATTCCCCGCACTGAAGTGATGGATATTCAAGACCCCGATCACTTCACGTTGGATGACCGCAAGGAGCTAGACCGTTTCGCTGAAGGTGACCGTACTAATATTCTTTATTTTGGAAGATCTTTGTTAGTTCCAAACCTCACCTTGAACAAGCAGGAAACTGCCAGCCGCAAACAAGCAGCGCGCGAAGCTGTCATTCCCGTTAATATCACGATCAAAAAGAACCAAGTGATTGTGGCCCAAGGTTCTGTGATTCAGCCATTTCATATGGCTGTCGTTAAACAGATTGAAACAATCCGCTCGGACAAACGCAAGGACCTGACGGCTCTTGCGATGTCTCTGATGCTATCCATGGCGATCATTGTGTTCTTCTCTTATTTGAAACGTTTTTCACAAAATCGCGTGAAAGTTGATTTCAAAGACTTGATGGTCATGATGTTAATCGCCTTTGGCACAATACTGTTTACGAAAATTTATTTGTTCGTGATCGATGCTGCCTTTGTTTCAAAACTGGGACACTTGTTACCAGCCACGTTCTTTTTGTATGCAGCTCCGATTGCAACAGGTCCCATGCTTGTGGGATTACTAATCACTTCAGGTGAGATCGTTTGGCTCTTTACCGCATTCATTTCTTTATGCTTGGGAATCATGGTTGATTACAATTATGCCCTGATGATCGTAAGTATGATCGGCGGTATCGCTGCAGCCCGCGGTGTCTTTAACTGTAAAACAAGAAACGACATTTACTTTGCCGGTATCCGAACGGGTGTCGTGAATGCGTTGATTGTGGCCTTCGTATTGACGATGACTCGCTTTGATCAAGAAGGGGCAGGGCGTGAAATTCTGTTTGCGATTCCAGCGGCCTTTATGGGTGGTATCCTAAGTTCTTTGTGTGCGATGATGTTCATTCCGCTTTTAGAATCAGTCTTTAACTATACAACCGACGTTAAACTTTTAGAGCTTTCCAATCTAAATCATCCGCTTTTGAAAGACATGATTGTTAAGGCTCCGGGGACTTATCATCACTCAATGATGGTGGGATCGATGGTGGAAGCTGCGGCAGAAGAAATCGGTGCCAATTCCCTTTTAGGTAAAGTCATGTGCTATTACCACGATATTGGTAAGATGGAGCATGCGAATTACTTTATCGAGAATCAAAAACCAGGGAATAATCCCCATGACCATATCTCTCCATTCATGAGTAAAACCCTGTTGATCGCTCACGTTAAGGACGGCGTTGAGATGGGTGTGGCATTCAAACTGGGTAAACCGATCATTGATGGTATTATACAGCATCACGGGACGACGTTGATTTCTTACTTCTATAATAAAGCATTGGATCTAAAGAAAGAGGAAGACCCAGAAATCAGTGATCAAGATTTCCGTTATCCAGGCCCTAAACCTCAATTTCGTGAGGCAGCCTTGTGTATGTTAGCCGACTCTATCGAAGCGGCGGCAAGATCTTTAGATGAGCCGACTCCGGCACGTTTGCAAAATATCGTTCGTAATATCGTTCAAAGAAAGTTTTCTGACGGGCAGTTGGACGAGTGTAATTTGACCCTGAAAGATATTTCGAAAGTCGAAGCTGCTTTCATTCGCATTCTTTTGGGTATATACCATCAGCGTATTGATTACCCACGTTCTGCCGGCGGTCAGCTGGGTGAATCGATTCCTACGACCAAACAAGGATAA
- a CDS encoding ExbD/TolR family protein — protein MARRRPYELPKQKSTFGLNITSMTDMFTILLVFLLQSYSTSQVEITPENNLRLPTSATTANPVEAVKISLSKDALKIDKDKIADVKDSEFLAQDLESTDANFIKPLFEKLDHMAKNSTEKEKWVKEGKILLQADKDLPYATLRKVMYTASMAGFPQLKLVTMVGE, from the coding sequence ATGGCACGCCGCCGCCCGTACGAATTACCAAAACAAAAATCAACTTTCGGTCTGAATATCACGTCGATGACCGATATGTTTACGATTCTTCTGGTGTTCCTACTTCAGAGCTATTCAACTTCTCAAGTTGAAATAACTCCGGAGAACAATTTGCGTTTGCCGACTTCGGCTACAACTGCAAATCCCGTGGAAGCCGTTAAGATTTCTTTATCGAAAGATGCTTTGAAAATCGATAAGGATAAAATCGCAGACGTTAAGGATTCAGAATTCTTAGCGCAGGACCTTGAGTCCACAGACGCGAACTTTATTAAACCTTTATTCGAAAAACTGGACCACATGGCCAAAAATTCAACCGAAAAGGAAAAGTGGGTAAAAGAAGGAAAAATTCTTTTGCAGGCTGATAAAGACCTCCCTTACGCGACTCTTCGCAAAGTGATGTATACAGCATCAATGGCAGGCTTTCCTCAGTTGAAATTGGTGACAATGGTCGGAGAATA
- a CDS encoding ExbD/TolR family protein, whose protein sequence is MRRGKKIKINHNSEFELDLAPLLAVMVKLVPVLLLSSAFVQMMVIETELPQVVAEAIQRNDQEKTPTLVAIEVDPKEGYTIVVTKAGKENTESVPLKNGTYDLPSLHQKLVEVKKANPEVFKIELNPEAKVPYNDIVKVMDEARQAHDKTVTFPVFDPKQGKNVETKYMFPEVVFSNMMEG, encoded by the coding sequence ATGAGACGCGGAAAAAAGATTAAAATTAATCATAACAGTGAGTTCGAGTTAGACTTAGCTCCTCTACTTGCCGTAATGGTAAAACTAGTACCTGTTCTGTTACTATCATCAGCATTCGTGCAAATGATGGTGATCGAAACTGAGCTTCCCCAAGTTGTTGCTGAAGCAATTCAACGAAATGACCAAGAAAAAACTCCAACTCTAGTCGCTATCGAAGTTGACCCTAAAGAAGGTTACACAATCGTGGTGACTAAAGCTGGCAAAGAAAACACAGAATCAGTTCCTCTAAAAAACGGAACATATGATTTGCCTTCTCTTCACCAAAAATTGGTTGAAGTAAAAAAAGCCAATCCTGAAGTTTTCAAAATTGAATTAAATCCTGAAGCAAAAGTTCCATACAACGACATCGTCAAAGTTATGGATGAAGCTCGTCAGGCGCACGATAAGACAGTGACTTTCCCTGTTTTCGATCCAAAACAAGGTAAGAATGTCGAAACTAAGTATATGTTTCCAGAAGTTGTCTTCTCGAACATGATGGAGGGCTAA